ATGTAGTGCACCGTGCCCGGCGTGATGCGGAACGCGTCGCCGGGCTTCAGCCGCTGATCGGTGAGCGCGTCGGCCCGCTCGCCCACCCAGTAGCGCATCTCGCCCGAGAGCAGGTACACCGTCTCGTCCTTGCGCTCGTGATACTGCACCGACAGCGAATGGCCCGCCGTGATGTGCAGGATCTTGCCGCAGTATCGCTCGGTGTGCGCCCAGATGATCTCGTGCCCCCACGGCTTCGGCACCACGCGCACGGCGGCGCGGCCGCTGGTGGGCCGCTGGTCGGAGGCGGACGGGCGAGGCGGGAGGGTCGTGGCCACGGGCAATCGGGTTCGGGGAGGATGGGATCGTGACGGCGGCGTCAGACGCGACCCGCCGCACCCACTCTACAATCGTCCGTCCGACCGCGCACTACCTCCACGACGACGC
This DNA window, taken from Gemmatirosa kalamazoonensis, encodes the following:
- a CDS encoding cupin domain-containing protein, with product MRVVPKPWGHEIIWAHTERYCGKILHITAGHSLSVQYHERKDETVYLLSGEMRYWVGERADALTDQRLKPGDAFRITPGTVHYMEAVTDCDVLEASTPELDDVVRIKDRYGREGTTAP